CATTGTTGACCAGCAGCGACACCGGCCCCTCCGCCTGGACCGAGCCGACGAAGGCCGAGACGGCGGAGGCGTCGGTGCCGTCTACGCCGGAGCCCCGGCAGCGGCCCGGCAGTTCCTCCTCCAGGGAGCGGGCCTCCGCCTCGCTGGTCCGGAAGGTGAAGCGCACGTCGTAGCCGGCCTCGACCAGCGACTTGACGAGCACCCGCCCGATGCCGCGGCTGCCGCCGGTCACGATCGCGAGCCGCGCCGGCATGCTCTCGGGGTTGACGGCCTGCGCGGTCATGGCGCCACCTGCGCCAGCAGGATCGAGCCGTTGCCGAGCGGCGTGCCCTCGCCATCGCCGACGGTGTAGCGGACCTCCGCCGGCGCGCCGGCGGGAACGCCGTCCGGCGCGATGGTCGCCGTGATCGTCAGGATCCGGCCGGGCAGGCTGGGCCGGCGGAAGCTGGCGCGCTTGACGCCCGCCACCCGCCAGGCCGCGGGGCCGCCCTCCATCATCGCCCGGCCGGTCGCGAACACGCTGTTCAGCACCATCGATCCGGGATAAATCGGCATGCCGGGGAAATGCTCGGTGAAGATCGGGTCGCTGAACGACAGGTACTTCTGCGCGACGCATTTCCGGCCCGGCTCGCGCTCGACCACCCGGTCGATCGGCCAGTCGCGCGGAACGACGCCCGGCGCGGTGTCGGCCAGGGGAATGTCAGGATTTGACATAGGCGGTGATCACGGCCTCCAGGCCGCTCCTTTCGAGCTTCGGGAGATCGCCGACCGCCTCCGCCAGCCGGCGCATGTCGAAGCTGTGCCGGGTGCCCATGAAGCGGTTGTTGTCGGCGTTCACCTTGTTGAAGACCTGGTTGAAGCTTTTCTCGCCCGGTCCGTAGGCGATGCGCATGCGTCCGCCGGTGACCTCCTCGAAGGTCCGGAAATGCTCGGCCACGGTCATCAGGCCGGTATCGCAGATGTGGAAGACCTCGCGGTCCCCGGGTGCCGCGCGGCGGCGGAGCCTGGCGCACAGGTCGCCCATGTGGTCGATATGGATCACCGGGAAGGTGCGTTCCGGATCAATGTCCACGTGGAACACCGGCTCGCGGCCGAGGAACCGCTTGAACGCCTGGAGATAGGAGTAATAGCCGTAGCGGGTGTCGTTGACCCAGCCGGTGACGCTGTGCCCGATCACCGAGCCGAGCCGCAGCACGGTCAGCGGGATCCCCGTCTCGGAGGAGACGTGCCACAGCATGTATTCCGCCATGGTCTTCGACACGGTGTAGGGATTGATCGCCTCGAAATCCTCCAGCGGCCGTTCCGGGACCAGGCAGCCCGCGGAATCGCGGTCGCCCGGGCCGGCGACGCCGGTGGTCGAGACGAAATAGAAGCGTCCGAT
The Skermanella mucosa DNA segment above includes these coding regions:
- a CDS encoding hotdog family protein; translation: MSNPDIPLADTAPGVVPRDWPIDRVVEREPGRKCVAQKYLSFSDPIFTEHFPGMPIYPGSMVLNSVFATGRAMMEGGPAAWRVAGVKRASFRRPSLPGRILTITATIAPDGVPAGAPAEVRYTVGDGEGTPLGNGSILLAQVAP
- a CDS encoding NAD-dependent epimerase/dehydratase family protein, with amino-acid sequence MTRPVPRKTIAVTGASGFVGSALVSSFLLGDEPLRILSLAHDDPDGSRVRQAVSKALAGFNGSPRLVEAIEPVAIDLTRAEAASEILAGVEADELWHVAAHMSYDPLRIAEAFAFNAVGTTRLMRATGRIGRFYFVSTTGVAGPGDRDSAGCLVPERPLEDFEAINPYTVSKTMAEYMLWHVSSETGIPLTVLRLGSVIGHSVTGWVNDTRYGYYSYLQAFKRFLGREPVFHVDIDPERTFPVIHIDHMGDLCARLRRRAAPGDREVFHICDTGLMTVAEHFRTFEEVTGGRMRIAYGPGEKSFNQVFNKVNADNNRFMGTRHSFDMRRLAEAVGDLPKLERSGLEAVITAYVKS